Below is a window of Sulfitobacter sp. SK012 DNA.
GCTTTTGTGCAACCTGAGGGATCATCCTATCCGCCGATCCTTGATCTCAACATGATAGATAGTGAGATCAATATTGACGGGCCCGGCGGTACCTTGCGATTTACACCCTTTGAAGTTGCGCATGGCGGGATGAACGCGCTTGGGTTTCGCATGAACGATGTAGCGTATCTACCTGATGTTTCAGCTTTACCTGACGCGGCGTGGCAGCAACTGGAGGGCCTGAAATGCTGGATCGTGGACGCCTTGCGCCGTGAGCCGCATCCGACCCACAGCCACTTGGCACAAACGCTTGATTGGATCGCCGATGTGGCCCCCAACGAAGCCGTGTTGACCAACATGCACAATGATCTCGATTACGAGACCGTCGCGGCCGAGACGCCTGAGCATATCCGCCCCGCCTTTGACGGCATGACACTTGAGTTCCCGATCAGTTAAGGCACTTCGCCCCGAAAGCCGTTTTTATGCAAACCCTATTGGACGTCATCCTGCCGGTTTTCATCGTCATCGGCTTTGGCTATGTGTCTGTCTGGCGCGGATGGTTTCCAGTCTCTGGCATCGACGGTGTGATGAAATTCGCCCAAAGTTTTGCCATCCCCTGTCTGCTTTTCCAGGCCATCGCCCAGCTTGATCTGTCAGTCAGTTTTGACCCGCGCTTGCTACTCAGCTTTTATGGTGGGGCGACGATCTGTTTTGCTCTTGGCATCTTCGGCGCGCGTCTCCTCTTTCGCCGAGACTGGGAAGATTGCGTCGCCATCGGCTTTTGCTGCCTGTTCTCTAATTCGGTCCTCTTGGGGTTGCCCATAACAGAGCGTGCCTACGGACCCGACGCGCTCACTGGAACTTACGTCATCATCGCGTTCCATGCGCCATTTTGTTACGCGCTTGGCATCACCGTCATGGAGATCACCAAAAACCGCGGCAAATCAGTTGGCTCCATCGCACGCAACGTTGGCCGTGCGATGTTTCGAAATGCGCTGGTGATCGGGATTTCGGCCGGGTTTATCGTGAACATAACGGGTTTTCAGATGCCCGAGGTTGTGGATGACGCGCTGTCATTGATCGTACGCGCAGCGCTGCCAGCAGCTCTTTTTGCCCTAGGGGGCGTGTTGATCCAATACAAACCAGAGGGCGACATGAAGGCCATCGCGATGGTTTGTGGCATCGCACTGATCGTGCATCCTTCTCTGGTGTGGCTCTTTGGTACAACATTGCAGCTGCCACAGGATTTCTTCCGCTCTGGCGTCCTTACAGCCGCAATGGCACCAGGTTTTAACGCCTATATATTTGCAAACATGTATGGCCGCGCGCGCCGGGTCGCGGCGTCTTCTGTGTTGATCGCCACGATTGCGTCGATTGGAACAGTTTGGGTCTGGTTGATGGTGCTGGCTTAATCGGTAGCCAAAATTATAAAATAGATCGCTCTGCTCTTGAGCCGCGGGTGAGCTGCTATACCATATACATTGATCACATGAACTACGTTCTGTAAGATGCTGAATTAATGATTGAATGAATATTTATTCAGTGATTTTAGATGAGTGTTATCGAAGCATGTTATCGCTGAATTGAGCGGGTGTTTGCCCCTATTCAGCGGGCGCGCCAAGGGAGTCGCGTATCCTAAGAGAAATCTGCAATTCCTCTGAAACGGCGGCATCGCCCCCCTCGACGATTGCAACCAGCTCCTTTGCTGCTTTTCGACCCATCTCGCGGTGCGGCACGTGAACGGTTGTCAGGCTTGGTGTCACGATCCGGGACACGTCGATATCGTCAAATCCGGTGATGGACACATCTTCTGGCACGCGCAGCCCCATTTCTCGGGCACCCTTCAGGGCCCCAGCGGCAAGCACGTCATTGCCACACATCACCACGGTCGGAGTGACGTCGGACGACATCATTTGCTTAAACGCCGTCTCACCGTTTTCGATGTCATAAGGTGTCTCTATGACAGGGACTGTCGCAGGATCGACCCCATGTGCGGAAACGGTGTCCATGACCCCTTGCAGGCGGTCTTTGGCGCGGTCGTTGCCCTTTACGATCGCGGAAATCATCCCGATGCGCCTGTGCCCAAGCTCCCAAACTTTTTCGCACAGAAGCTGCATCGACGCGCGGTTATCGAATCCTATGGCGGGTTGTTTGTTTTCAGATTGGAACGCCCATGCCAGCAGAACTGGAATATTTCGACCTTCCAAATATTCATATATCGCGGGTTCACGATCATAGCCGATCAAAAGCAACCCATCTGCCCCGCGAGCCACCAGCGCCCGTATTTGCTGATCTTCGACGTCGGGCCGGTAGCCTGTGCTGGACACCAGCAAGGTGTAACCCAGCTCGTGCAGCTCTTCTTGAAAGGCTTGTATGCCGCGCGCAAAAATTGCGTTTTCCATTGTGGGGATAATGGCCCCGATTGTGCGGGTCCGCTTGACAGCCATCACGCGCGCGCCAAAATTTGGTGTATATCCCAATGCGTTAACCGCCGACATGACGCGTTCACGTGTGGTTTTGTTTACTTGGTCTGGCAGATTTAGGCACCGAGAAACCGTTGCCGTCGACACGCCAGCTGTCTTGGCTACGTCTTCAAGAGTAGGAATGGATGGGCGGCCTGACATCTTAACACCTTACAGAATATTCCGACCTTTCGAATAACACAGTGAGGAAAAAGAAAAACGGGGTAAATCGATCCCACTCAAATGTAAGCGCTTGCAAGAATCGAATTCAGGAGCTTATGGTGGGGAGCGGAACCCACGAATCAAGGAGTGATCCATATGTTTCTTTTGGCATCTATCGTCGTGTTTGCGATCTATTTCACAAACGTAGCACTGGGCGCTTTCTTTCAAGCAGCGGTCTTAGGAGATGTAGGTGAGATGTTGGTTCTGCTTGCGGCAGCGGTCTTATTCGTCGTCGCAATTTTGCAAAAAGAAGCTGACCAAAAAGATAAAGATGGCAGCTGAAGGTCTACCGGGAGGAAACGAAATGACTGACGAACGCAAGGAGCTGGCATCCGCCGAGCGCCGCAATTTTCTAAAACTGACCGCGACAGGCGGCTTTACGGCTGCCATGGTTGCGGGCGCGAGCGGAATGCTCTGGTCTACTGAGGCCGCTGCTCAAACTGCTAACGAAGAACGCGACCGTGAAAAGGCCGCTGAGCATGTTATGACAATTGCTACAGCCTACGTCTTGGGTGCGTCGCGCAGCTATCCAATCATGCAGTTGGACCTGAAAGAGAACATCCAGAACGCAACCAACGGCAAAGTCTACGTCAAGCTCGCCCCCGGTGGGCAGCTCGGTGCAGGCGGCAATCTGGTTCAAAAGGTTCAGGGCGGCACAATCCAAGCGGCACAGCATTCTGTTTCGAACTTTGCGCCTTTCGCTTCCACCGTTGACCTGATCAACATGCCTTATCTTTGTGGTTCCAACCAACGTTTCACCAACTTGGTGACGTCGGATTACTGGGACACCGAAGTACACCCCAAGGTCGAAGCGGCCGGGTTTAAGGCGCTGTTTTACGTCAACATCGACCCACGGGTTGTTGCGGTTCGTAAAGGCGGCAATGGTGCCGTACTTGCGCCGGATGACCTCGCAGGCGTTAAGTTCCGCGTTCCGGGCTCAAAGATGCTGCAGCAATACTACCGTATGGTTGGTGCAAACCCGACGCCTGTTGCATGGGGTGAAACACCTTCTGCGATCAAGCAGGGTGTTGCAGACGCACTCGATCCATCCGTTGGCGCGCTTTATGTCTTTGGTTTCAAAGACATCCTAAGCCACGTTACGTTCACGCAAGCCGTTCCAGACAGCCAAGTTTACTCATGTAACTTGGAGTGGTTCAATTCTATGCCTGCCGACATACAGGAAGGCATCATGTGGGGCGCAGAAATGACGGCGCACCAGAACCTGTCCAAAGTGCCATCGGCACGGGCCTACGCAATGGCCGAACTGTCCAAAGCCGGCGTTGAGTTCCACTCTCTGAGTGAAGATCAGCTGAACGTTTGGAAAGAAGCCGGCGGCTATCAGCGCACCGAGTGGGATAGCTTCAAGGTCGAACTTGCTGGTTCCATGGACGCCTTCAACAAGCTCGAAGAAGCTGCGAGCACGCAAGGCAAATACTTCGTCCACGACGCCTAAAGACAAGCGGGCACCCGACGTGGTGCCCGCGGTTTTTCTTTTTTGACAGAACTCCATCGTTTGCGCTCTTGAGCGAGGCGTTGGGCTGTCCAGATTTTGGGAAAAGATATGGGAATTTTGCGCCGAATTGACCGCGATGCCGAGCTTTGGCTTCTGCTGGTATTTTATGTGATGCTCGTTGCGACCATGGCTGTCGAAGTCCTGCGCAGAGAGCTTTTCTCCTACTCATCGATCTGGGGTGAGGAGATTGTGCGATATGCCTTTATCTACCTCGCGTGGATTGGTGCTGCTGCTGCTGTCAAAGAACGCGCGCACATCCGGATCGACGTCGTCATGCATTATCTGTCCCCACGCCCGAAGGCGCTGCTTTATATCTTCGGCGATCTGGTCATGTTCATTGTCGCTATCATCGCGCTCTATTGGTCTCTTGAGACAGTCCATATCTCGGCCAAGTTTGGATCTGTAACCGACGGTTTGCGGATATCAAAAGTGTGGTTCCTCATGTCCGTTCCCCTTGGTTTTGCGTTGATCATCTGGCGCTTGCTGCAATCTTTTAGACGCGATTTGCGCAGCCTGAAGGACGGTACACCCGTCTATCAGGGCGACACGCTGTTTGATTAAGGAGATACGACATGCTTTGGAATACAGTTAATCAAACGGTCGAACTCGGTTGGGATTTCTACCTGCCGGTCCTCCTTTTTGTCGCAATGATCGGGCTTGCTGTCCCGGTCTGGGCAGCCATTGGATCCACTGCGATCTTGATGCTATGGATGTCTGGCGACCTGCCGCTAAGCCTTGTGGGTGAAAGCCTGTTCTCGGGCATTGATGCCTTCGCGCTGACGGCCGTGCCGCTCTTTATCTTAACGGGCGACGTCCTGGTGCGCACCGGACTTAGTCGAAAATTCCTCGATGTGGCTGAGGCGCTGACCAACTTTGCCAAAGGTGGTTTTGGGTCTGCCACGGTTTTGGTTTGCGGAATGTTTGCGGCCATATCGGGGTCTGACGCGGCGGGTGCTGCTGCTGTGGGTCGCATGACAATCGCGCGGTTGGTTGAGGCTGGTTATCCCCGTCCATATGCCTGCGCACTTGTGGCGGCTGGGGCCTGTACTGGTATCCTGATCCCACCATCAATTGCCTATATCATCATCGGCCTTGTGCTGGGTATATCTGCATCCACGCTGTTCCTAGCAGCCTTGATCCCCGGTCTTGCAATCTTGTTTGCGATCCTGATCACCAACCTGATCGTTAACCGCATTCATGGGTATGAAGGTGGCGGCAACATGAGCTTTAGCGAATGGTCCGGAAATCTTGGCCGCAGCCTGAAGTCTGGCTGGTATGCGTTTATCGTGCCTGGCATCATCTTCTACGGTATCTTCTCAGGCCGTCTGACCCCAACAGAAGCCGGTGCGACAGCGGTTGTTGTTACCATCTTGATGGGTTTCATCATGGGCACGCTAAAGCTGGCTGATTTCCCTGCCATGCTTCTAAGTTCTGCCAAAGTGAACGGTGTTATCTTGCCGATTATCGCCTTTTCGGCCCCCTTGGCCGAAGCACTTGCAATCATGGGCGTACCGCAAGGTTTTGTGACATCGATCACGAGCATTACGAATGAGCCATGGCTGTTGATCCTGCTGATGATCGGTATTTTGATTGCAGCAGGCTGCGTGATGGAAACGACACCCAACATCGTTATCCTTGCGCCGATCCTCATGCCGCTGGCCGACAACATTGGTATGAATGAAATTCAGTTCTGCATCATGATGATCACGGCACTTGGCGTGGGGTTCATTACACCACCTCTTGGGTTGAATTTGTTCGTCGTATCGGGGATTACGGGGGAGTCTATTTTAAAGATCGCTGCCCGAGCTGTCCCCTTTGTGTTGTGCATGTTCGTTGTGGTTCTCTTCATCGCTTATGTACCTGCAATTTCAACAACTTTCCTGCCCGATAGCTATAAATAGGATCCCGACTAATGACACGTGAGTATCTAAAAAACGCAACGCTGACTGCTGAGTCAGATGCATCCGAAACCCATGAGACGGTCAAAAAGATCCTGGCCGATATCGAAGCTGGGGGTGACGCCAAGGCGCTGGAATATGCAAAGAAGTTTGACCGTTACGAAGGCAATGTAATGCTGACGCCCGAGGAAATTGAAGCCGCTTGCGCTTTGGTTCCCGAAAAGCTCAAGCAGGACATTCAGTTCGCCCAAGGTAACGTACAGCGCTTTGCCGAAGCACAAAAAGCCACTGTGTCAGATGTCGAGATTGAGATCGTGCCCGGTATGATCGCTGGCCAAAAAGCGATCCCCGTGGATGCGGCGGGCTGCTATGTGCCCGGTGGGCGCTACAGTCACATTGCCTCGGCGATCATGACGGTAACCACGGCTAAGGTTGCTGGATGCCATCATATCACGGCATGTTCTCCGCCGCGTCCCGATGTTGGTGTGAACCCGGCGATTGTTTATGCGGCGCATATCTCTGGCGCAGACAAGATCATGGCTTTGGGCGGTGTTCAGGGCGTTGCTGCGATGACATTTGGCCTCTTTGGACTGCCAAAGGCGAACATCCTTGTTGGTCCGGGTAATCAATTTGTGGCCGAAGCCAAGCGGATCTTGTTTGGCCGCGTTGGCATCGACATGATTGCGGGTCCAACTGACAGCTTGATCCTCGCCGACAAGAATGCAGACGCGCATATTGTGGCAACGGATTTGGTTTCGCAGGCTGAGCATGGCTATAACTCTCCTGTTTGGCTGGTCACAGACGACCGTGCGCTGGCGGAAAAGGTGATGGAAATAGTACCGGGTTTGATCGACGATCTGCCGGATGTGAACCGTGAAAACGCCTTCGCCGCGTGGCGCGATTATGCCGAAGTTATCTTGTGCAAAGATCGTGAAGACATGGCCGCTTGCTCAGATGAATATGCACCAGAGCATTTGACAGTTCAGGCCGGTGATTTGGATTGGTGGTTGGAGCGTTTGACTTGCTACGGCTCACTGTTCTTGGGTGAAGAAACCACCGTATCTTACGGCGACAAAGCGTCTGGTACCAATCACGTGCTGCCAACATCTGGCGCCGCCAGCTATACCGGTGGCCTGAGTGTGCATAAGTACATGAAGATCGTGACGTGGCAGCGTTCCACCCGCGATGGCTCCAAGTCGGTAGCTGAAGCAACGGCACGTATTTCACGTCTAGAAGGAATGGAAGGTCACGCGCGCGCTGCGGATGTGCGTTTGGCAAAATACTTCCCCGGTGAAAACTTTGACTTGTCCGCCAATGGCTAATGCGGCGTCACTCTTTGATCTGACAGGGCGCGTTGCGTGTGTAACCGGGGCCAGTTCTGGCCTTGGCCGCCGCGCGGCCGTTGCTTTGGCCGCGGCGGGTGCTCAAGTTGTTGGCGTTGCGCGCCGTGCAGATGCATTGCAAGAATTGCGCGATGAGATTGGCGACGCCTGCGCTGTTGTCGCCGCTGACGTCGCGGACAGATCAGGCATCCCTGCCCTGCGCGATGCGGTCACCGCCCCGTTTGGTGCCCCTGACATCATCGTCCATGCCGCGGGTATCAACACCCGCGAGGCTGCGGATGATGTCACAGAAAACGGCTGGGACCAGACCATTGCGCTCAACCTGTCGGCACCGTTTTTCCTGACACAGGCTTTGGTCCCTGCAATGCGCGCCAAAGGCTGGGGACGGATCGTAAATTTTGCGTCCCTGCAGACAACTCGGGCGTTTCCTGGCGGCATCGCATACGGAGCAACCAAGGCCGGGATCGCGCAATTAACACGCGCAATGGCCGAAAGCTGGTCGGCTGATGGGATTACAGCCAACGCCATCGGCCCTGGGTTTTTCCCGACCGAACTGACACAGGCGGTATTTTCTGACCCTGACCGCGCCGCGCGCAATGCCGAACAGACCTGTGCCGGCCGCAACGGACGGCTTGAAGATATGGACGGACCCTTGGTCTTTTTATGCTCAGATGCTTCGTCCTTTGTCACAGGTCAGGTTTTGATGGTTGATGGGGGGTACACAGCGAAATGAAAGCTCTTGTTTATGACGGCGTTGAAACGCTTGGTTTCCGCGATGTCCCTGATCCACAGCCCCGAGACGGCGAGCACCTTATCCGCGTCGAAGCCGTTGGAATTTGCGGGTCGGACATGCATGCCTATCTGGGCCATGATGTGCGTCGCCCTGCCCCGCTGATCCTTGGACATGAGGCTGCTGGTGTTATCGTTGGTGGCCCGCGCGATGGGGCACGCGTCACGGTCAACCCGCTGGTGACCTGCGGAACATGCGCTGCGTGCACATCGGGGCGCGAAAACCTATGCCCCACGCGGCAGATTATATCGATGCAGCCGCGCGAGGGGGCTTTTGCCCAGTTCGTGACGATGCCGGATCAAAACCTTGTTGAGGTGCCAGCCGCAGTGTCTTTGGACAAGGCCGCACTTGCTGAACCGCTTGCTGTAAGTTGGCATACGGTCCGCTTGGGCCTGCAAGCGCTGCACCCAAGCGTTGAGCCGCGTGCGCTGGTCATTGGCGGCGGTGCTATCGGTCTGGCCGCGGCTCTTGCCTTGCGTGCAATGGGCACACAAGACGTCACCATTGTAGAACCAAACGCCGCGCGGCGGGCATTTTTGCAAGACACCTGTGACCAACAGGTCGTCTCTGAGGCGGAAGGCCTGTTCCCGATTGTGATTGATGCGGTTGGCTACTCTGCCACGCGGGCAACTGCCTCCGCCCTCGTGCAAAGCGGCGGGGTCATGGCCCATGTTGGTTTGGGCGAGGATACAGGCGGTCTGGATATCCGGCGCATGACCTTGCAAGAAGTGACGTTTATCGGCACCTACACCTACACAGCCCAAGACTTCCGCGATACGGCGCAGGCCATATTTGACGGACGGCTTGGTCCGCTGAATTGGACACAGACACGTAGCCTCTCCGAAGGCGGGTCTGCTTTTGCGGATTTGCGGCGCGGCGCTGTCTCTGAACCAAAAATCATACTGACCCCTTGGCCTTAGATTAGGACCCTACCAATGTATAAAAAAATCGTTGTTACCATGGCTCTGGATCACGGAATTTCGCCCGAAACGCTGGCGATTGCCGAGGCGTTGCGCGCAGACGGCGGCGAAATCATCGGATTGCACGTCTATGAGACCCCTCAGGGTTCAGTCAGCGCCTATTTGGATGCCGACGTCGTGCAGGCGGGTTACGACAAAGCCCAAGCAGATTTGCAGGCAAAGGTTGACGGCACGGCGAATGTGACAGCCGTTCTGATCAAGGGCCACTCTGCGCGCGGCATCATCGATTATGCTGATGCCAACGATGTCGATTGCATCGTGATCGGTTCGCACAAACCAGGGCGCGGGCGTTTCTTGCTCGGCTCTACAGCGGCGCGCGTTGTGCGCCACGCCTCTTGCGCGGTGCATGTGCGCCGCAGCATCGATTAATCTTACAACTAGCACCTCCGGAAAGGCCCAACTCCCATGAATATCGACAAGAAGATCGCAGATGATCTGATTGCGAATGACGTCTCATTTGTGACAACCGTGCCCTGCAAACAGCTGGCCGGCGTCATCGAAGAAGTCGAAGCGCGCAAAGAGATTTTCCACATTCCATCCAACAACGAAAACGAAGGTATGGGCCTGTGCGCTGGTGCGTTCATGGGTGGCAAGCGCCCGATGATCATCATGCAAAACACCGCCATCGGTGTCACGATCAACACGCTGGCGACGTTGACCCAGTTCTACCGCATGCCGTTGCCGATGCTGATTTCGTATCGCGGTGAGCTGCGCGAGCCTGTGGCCTGTCAGGTTGAAATGGCGGTTCACACCAAGGCTCTCTTGGCGCAGCTGAACATCCCAACGTACCATTTCCATTGGCAAAAAGACGTCGAGGAATTCGATAACATCTTGAAATACACTTTCATGTGCAACAAGCCGGTCGCGATCCTGACCGATGCCAACTTCTGGGGAGGCTACGGAGACCAATGATCCGTTCAGAAATCCTGCGCGACATCGCGCCAATCATCCGTGACCACCTGGTCGTTTGTAACATCGGTCTGCCAAGCCAAGAGCTGCATATGATCGACGACCAACCCACCAACTTTTACATGTTGGGCACCATGGGTCTGTCATCCTCCATCGGCCTGGGCCTGGCATTGGCACAAGACAAAACCGTCATCTCTATTGATGGCGACGGATCTGTCCTGACCAACCTTGGCACGCTGCCTACAATCGCCAACAACGTGGCAGACAACTATGTTCTGTTGATCATCGATAACGGCTCTTATGGCTCAACCGGCGATCAACCGACCTATGCGGGCATGAAAACCTCGCTGACGGCAGTTGCAAAGGCGTGTGGCTGCGAGAATGTGATCGAGGTTCAAGACAAAGACCTTGGCCCCGTTCTGCAATCGGCCATCGACGGCAAGAAGATGACCGTGATCGTATGTAAATGCGACAGCGGCAATATCAAGCTGCCGGTGATCACCATGGATCCTGTGGTCATTCGTGATCGGTTCATGACCTCCGTCGCGGGGTGAGTGCCAGCGCCATCCATTCTGCTGAGGACGCGCGGCGGCTTGCCCGCCGCCGCCTGCCATGGATGGTGTTTGACTATATAGACGGGTCTGCAGGAGCTGAAACCGGTGCCGCGCGCAACCGTGCCGCATTGGATGCCATCACCCTGCAGCCCCGCATTTTGCGCGATGTGAGCCAACGTTCAATGGCGACAACGCTGTTTGGTGCCCCTGCCGAGCGACCGTTCGGTATCGCACCTATGGGTATGTGTAACCTGTCTGCGCCCGGCGCTGATCTAATGTTGGCGCGGCTGGCTGCAAAATATAAAATACCCCACGGCGTCTCCACCGTCGCCTCGACACCGCTTGAAGAAATCCTTGAAGTTGCTGACGGCCATGCGTGGTTTCAGATCTACTTCACAGGCGATGGTGTTGGTACTTTCAAACTGATCGAGCGTGCACGCCACGCAGGCTACGAGACACTTGTTCTGACGGTCGATGTTCCAGAAGTTGGCCGCCGACCGCGCGAGCTGCGCCATGGCTTCAAAATGCCATTTCGGATCGGCCCGCGGCAGTTTATCGATTTTGCTTTGCATCCGCGTTGGTCTTTGACCTCGCTTTTCCACGGCAAACCGCAGATGGCGAATTTTGAGATGCCCGGCTACGCGTTTGACCGAACAGAAAGCCGCGCGCGAGCCGATTGGAGCACGCTTGAGCAGATGCGTGCCGCTTGGCCCGGCAAGCTGGTCGTTAAGGGTGTGCTTGACCCCCAAGATGCTGCAATGCTGAAGGACAAGGGCGTCGATGCCATTCAGGTATCCAGTCACGGTGCGCGGCAACTTGAAAGTGCGCCATCCCCTGCCCTTATGCTGCCCGAGATCCGAAAAACGGTTGGACCCGAATTCCCATTGTTTTTCGACAGCGGTCTGCGCTCTGGCGAAGACGTGCTCAAGGTGATGTCTCAGGGCGCTGATTTCGCGTTCTTTGGGCGCATTTTGCAATATGCGATCGCTGCAGGTGGCGAAGATGGCCTGCATGCAATGTGGAACGTGCTGAGTGAAGAGCTAAGCATCGCAATGGCTCAGTCTGGGCTCAGCGTATTGCCACAACACCGGTCAGACTAAGAGACGCACCCTAATTCCTACAAACTGCGGGCTTGAGGTGGGACATTCTCCGGGGTCACAACCTGAATGTTTGAAATCGTCGCAGAGGGCTGATCGGCGACTAGTTTGTGGTGATGTAAGAAGACTTGAAAGACGTTTTCCAAGTCGATGCGAAGGTCATGATGCAGCACAAAACTCAGGGATCCCGCCTCAATAAGGGTCCGGTTGTCCTTGTCAAGATCATGAGCCACGAAGATCGCGGGGTGCAGCCCATTCAACCTCAGAACTTCCATAATAGTATGGTTCCCGCCACCCATGGAATAGACCGCGCGCAATTGGCCAAGGTCCGCAACGGCACTTTGCATCAAGCGCGACGTTTCAAAATGAACGCCACTGCCCCCGCTGACATTCACTACGCGCAATTGCGGACACAGGTGCTTTAGGCTGAGGGCAAACGCTGCCTGCCGCTCTTCCTCCCCCAGAAAAAGTTCGTTGCTGCTTGAGGTAAGGACGGTACCGGGAACATCGCCAACGGTTTTAGCGATCAGGTAAGCCGCAGTTCGACCGGCGCTGTGGTTATCGAGCCCCACATAGGCAATACGCCCCGTCGCCGTAAGGTCAGTAGCCAGCGTGATTACGGGGATGCCTGACGCGGTTAATGTATCAACCGCGCGGCGCACAGCAGGCAGGTCACGCGCCTTGAGGCAAACGCCGTGGCTGCCACGTTTGGTAATGCGGGCCAGTGTTTTCACCATGTCCGTTTCATTCATGATTTCTTGCAAAACAAAGCGTGGTCGGCATACCGCAACGCCAATTTTGGGCACGACCTGTTCAGCCGCACGGCGCACCTCAAGGCTAAACCGGGCTGGAGCCTCGATCACGAAGTCAAAGAACATGCGCCGCCCGCGTGCGGCCAGTTGCGCTTCTTGGCCTTCGAGCTCAGAAATCGCGGCGGCAACCCTCGCTTTGGTTTGCGGGCTGACATGGGCGCGATTGTTGATGGCTCGGTCAACGGTTGCTGTGCTCAGACCAGCCTGTCTGGCAACTTCTTTTAGGGGGAAACGATGCGTCATTGATGTGTTCTTGATGTATTTTTACGATCCAATCAAGATGCCTTTGGTCCAACCTAATGAAAGAACCAAGGAGCTGATTGATGAGCAACCAACATGAACTATGTGCCGGGTATCTCGACCCCGAGGCATGTGACCTCAACGTATTCAAGGCATTAATCGATCAAGAGACCGAGGCATCCTGCGTGCCTTACGCAGCAGATATTCAGAAAAACGTTCCCATTTACGATGTCTCAAAGCTCCGTGAACCCCTCCAAGACCCCGTCGCACGTCGCGTAATTATGGCGGAGTGGGCGCATGTCTTGAAAGCTGGTGCAGGCGCTTTGGTCCTTCGAGGGGCTTACGCTGATACCGATGTGCTGGACGAGGCAACTTTGATTTATGAAAAAATCATCGAGGCTGAGAAAGAAGATACCGGTGGTGGCAGTGACCATTTTGCGGCGTCTGGTGCCAATGACCGCATTTGGAATTCCCTGGAAAAGCTATGCGAAGCAGACCCGGATGTGTTTTTGCGGTACTTCGCAAATCCCTCCATCGCCGCGGTGTGTGAGGCATGGCTTGGCCCGAACTACCAAATGACTGCACAAGTCAATCTTGTGCACCCCGGCGGGGCTGCCCAACAGGCCCACCGGGACTATCACTTGGGGTTCCAATCGGCCGC
It encodes the following:
- the hisD gene encoding histidinol dehydrogenase: MTREYLKNATLTAESDASETHETVKKILADIEAGGDAKALEYAKKFDRYEGNVMLTPEEIEAACALVPEKLKQDIQFAQGNVQRFAEAQKATVSDVEIEIVPGMIAGQKAIPVDAAGCYVPGGRYSHIASAIMTVTTAKVAGCHHITACSPPRPDVGVNPAIVYAAHISGADKIMALGGVQGVAAMTFGLFGLPKANILVGPGNQFVAEAKRILFGRVGIDMIAGPTDSLILADKNADAHIVATDLVSQAEHGYNSPVWLVTDDRALAEKVMEIVPGLIDDLPDVNRENAFAAWRDYAEVILCKDREDMAACSDEYAPEHLTVQAGDLDWWLERLTCYGSLFLGEETTVSYGDKASGTNHVLPTSGAASYTGGLSVHKYMKIVTWQRSTRDGSKSVAEATARISRLEGMEGHARAADVRLAKYFPGENFDLSANG
- a CDS encoding SDR family oxidoreductase, with product MANAASLFDLTGRVACVTGASSGLGRRAAVALAAAGAQVVGVARRADALQELRDEIGDACAVVAADVADRSGIPALRDAVTAPFGAPDIIVHAAGINTREAADDVTENGWDQTIALNLSAPFFLTQALVPAMRAKGWGRIVNFASLQTTRAFPGGIAYGATKAGIAQLTRAMAESWSADGITANAIGPGFFPTELTQAVFSDPDRAARNAEQTCAGRNGRLEDMDGPLVFLCSDASSFVTGQVLMVDGGYTAK
- a CDS encoding alcohol dehydrogenase catalytic domain-containing protein, translating into MKALVYDGVETLGFRDVPDPQPRDGEHLIRVEAVGICGSDMHAYLGHDVRRPAPLILGHEAAGVIVGGPRDGARVTVNPLVTCGTCAACTSGRENLCPTRQIISMQPREGAFAQFVTMPDQNLVEVPAAVSLDKAALAEPLAVSWHTVRLGLQALHPSVEPRALVIGGGAIGLAAALALRAMGTQDVTIVEPNAARRAFLQDTCDQQVVSEAEGLFPIVIDAVGYSATRATASALVQSGGVMAHVGLGEDTGGLDIRRMTLQEVTFIGTYTYTAQDFRDTAQAIFDGRLGPLNWTQTRSLSEGGSAFADLRRGAVSEPKIILTPWP
- a CDS encoding universal stress protein; translated protein: MYKKIVVTMALDHGISPETLAIAEALRADGGEIIGLHVYETPQGSVSAYLDADVVQAGYDKAQADLQAKVDGTANVTAVLIKGHSARGIIDYADANDVDCIVIGSHKPGRGRFLLGSTAARVVRHASCAVHVRRSID
- a CDS encoding thiamine pyrophosphate-binding protein; this encodes MNIDKKIADDLIANDVSFVTTVPCKQLAGVIEEVEARKEIFHIPSNNENEGMGLCAGAFMGGKRPMIIMQNTAIGVTINTLATLTQFYRMPLPMLISYRGELREPVACQVEMAVHTKALLAQLNIPTYHFHWQKDVEEFDNILKYTFMCNKPVAILTDANFWGGYGDQ
- the comE gene encoding sulfopyruvate decarboxylase subunit beta translates to MIRSEILRDIAPIIRDHLVVCNIGLPSQELHMIDDQPTNFYMLGTMGLSSSIGLGLALAQDKTVISIDGDGSVLTNLGTLPTIANNVADNYVLLIIDNGSYGSTGDQPTYAGMKTSLTAVAKACGCENVIEVQDKDLGPVLQSAIDGKKMTVIVCKCDSGNIKLPVITMDPVVIRDRFMTSVAG
- a CDS encoding alpha-hydroxy acid oxidase, encoding MSASAIHSAEDARRLARRRLPWMVFDYIDGSAGAETGAARNRAALDAITLQPRILRDVSQRSMATTLFGAPAERPFGIAPMGMCNLSAPGADLMLARLAAKYKIPHGVSTVASTPLEEILEVADGHAWFQIYFTGDGVGTFKLIERARHAGYETLVLTVDVPEVGRRPRELRHGFKMPFRIGPRQFIDFALHPRWSLTSLFHGKPQMANFEMPGYAFDRTESRARADWSTLEQMRAAWPGKLVVKGVLDPQDAAMLKDKGVDAIQVSSHGARQLESAPSPALMLPEIRKTVGPEFPLFFDSGLRSGEDVLKVMSQGADFAFFGRILQYAIAAGGEDGLHAMWNVLSEELSIAMAQSGLSVLPQHRSD
- a CDS encoding LacI family DNA-binding transcriptional regulator → MTHRFPLKEVARQAGLSTATVDRAINNRAHVSPQTKARVAAAISELEGQEAQLAARGRRMFFDFVIEAPARFSLEVRRAAEQVVPKIGVAVCRPRFVLQEIMNETDMVKTLARITKRGSHGVCLKARDLPAVRRAVDTLTASGIPVITLATDLTATGRIAYVGLDNHSAGRTAAYLIAKTVGDVPGTVLTSSSNELFLGEEERQAAFALSLKHLCPQLRVVNVSGGSGVHFETSRLMQSAVADLGQLRAVYSMGGGNHTIMEVLRLNGLHPAIFVAHDLDKDNRTLIEAGSLSFVLHHDLRIDLENVFQVFLHHHKLVADQPSATISNIQVVTPENVPPQARSL